The nucleotide window cctttttgttcaaataataatatatttatagattaatgaaaGATTTCTTGTATAGTGGTTGCATAACATTTATGATTCTACTAATCATCACTCATAAACattcaccatcatcatcaacccaatatctCGCTCGAAAATAGGGTCTGAGTGACGGAAGGTGACTGACAATTCATACTCGTACTCCCTTGAGAAGGAATACTAGAAGAAAGCGGTCAATTTTACCCCCAAAAGGTGAGAACCctacataaagaaaaatgtgattAAAATTGTTACCTGAAGATCAAAAACTACCTGCAGAAGAACCACATTAACCAAAACAAGGGTTGAGATAAAATAAAAGACCTGATGAGTAAAAAGTACAAAAAGGCAGGTAAGTAAACAGCTAGGCATCAGTGTAAGAAAGAcaactaataaaatattaataatctaaaatgTGAATCTGACGTCTCCAACTATTTCTATCTCTAGTCAAGTCCTCAGAGAAATACAGtcttaattatgattttatgtagAGTTATTTAAGATTTCTTGTACATTATTActaatttgatatttttaaaccctagtaattatgattttatgttgaacattactttgattgaaaacaaaactttaatttattgatgattgtttgaggttttattaattttttaaatacattGTATGATAGTTGCAATTGGGTTTTCCAAACATGGTCAAATTGAATTAAGAATATAATTTGTACCCCTTACATTCAATATATAAactttttcatcatcatcatacccaatatatTTCACTATAGAAATTATGGTCAGAGTTaagggaaaaaagaaaaacgacaactcatacccataaaaaaaaGTGTGGTAAAAAAGTTTCGGCTCAATATACCAACTTTTTAATTTGAGCTATTTGATTGATATTcacattttaatttcttttttcttttagacAAAGTGTTTCATTCACATGTTttgtatattaaatattttcttaCAGTTTCTATTCATTCAAAGTTTcactttttttcattgtatttaTAATTTGCTTATGACTAAATGAATTAACATTACTGAACAAAGGGAGTAgacttatatttttaataaaaagaaaaggtaaaATCCTAGTTTAGTACCCTAATTGCCTTCTAGAAACCGTCTTTCTTAGAGCAAACAAGATCATAAAGCCTATAATTTAGGACTCATGGGCTAATTACACCTCATTaggtatttaaaaaaaaaaaaaaaattaaaaaaaaaaaaaaactaagaaagatgtaaatttatttatacatCATTGCTGAAGTGGCTATGCAATTGCGTCTAATAAGATCCAAATAAAATTGTACTAAGAGATGACATCTCATCTTTAAACAATCCTTCTCCAACTTGCCTAAATGATGAACCATTCTTCTTATAGTAGATAACATGTCATAATCCTCATATATAGTCTATTTTTAggtcaaattattttttaaccaaAAGTTTTGACTATATGAATTTATTATGTCCCTTGTAAAAACAGGTAAACTATAAATTCCTTTCGATCATACAAATTctgatatattttttattttagttcaaatttgctatatttttatttttggtcataacttattaaattattttttttattctcatccatatatttaattaattttttcttgttcacataattcttttaattttctgCAAAGTACATTTATTAACTAACttgtatttattttcttagttaGCTTTAATTTTGTCCTTCTAACAAATAGTTTTGGGAAAGAATACATACAACTAAAAGAAGATGtatgttagctacattttatctttgtttttatccttataagtggcttgtttagcgtgAGGAAACTGCGTGTTATCGCATTGGTTTATTGtattttacgcttgttttgttgctttggtattttatttcatttcaggatctaatcatcaacaCCGAGCATAAACTAGCCCCTTTGGTTGCATACATTGAACACCTAAACaccgagggctcaaagaagtaaaacatcatgagccaagccacaaAAAGAAGCCAAAATAGATCCACTCGACCAGAATAGGCTCGAGCCAGAAGCTGAGTATTACATAtttgaagctcgctcgaccggtcgagcaaagttggctcgggtcgagcgaagtgCATTCAAACTTCCAGAGCTTCTGACCATCAGCAAGATTCAATCCAGGTTACGGTACATCCGCTCGACAGGTCGAGCaagatggctcgggtcgagcggagcaaaatttcacattctgtccaatttttgaagtttctgaTGTTGGACCTGATGGTGGCTCGAATGGTCGAGCGGGATTCGCTCCAGTCGAGCGAAATGGGCTGCAGCAGCATGTGCGATCTTTTTAAAGCATCATTCGAGGTCTAAttacatttgttgcttctaattgctACTGCCAAGACTGTCAGCCACTCTACCCCATCCACTAGGGGTGGCACCCCCCCTCCTACAACCTGGGGtagtggagcaatcatgaaaccaccacccccacttgttcttgaaacctataaatagagtTGAGGAAGAGGGAACTATCATCTGAGTTTTCACctttcattttgagtaatttttatgtattcttcatagttttgctttcatttcaattaagaattagtgttagcataatcttcctttcaattcaattaagtattttcactttccaaatacaatcttaacttcatccttaattgtaatattttgcaacttagaatttcttcaaccattgatgtactattattgAACCTTTTTGAAgctattactttgaatcatcaattcatcttgttcatccttagattgagcttcaaagagtaacttctatcctTGCTTATggtgttttcaattcatgtcacttagttatctttgattgtttgtctttagtttcatatattcatgcttgtagttcttcaacttatattgcactcatctctttaggatactctagcttaatttattcatctatgattcttggcttgtttgcaatctacaatttcaatatgagtataagtgagtagtttgttttggcttaggctaggcatcatcaccatgtatgtagtttgaattgcttgctttacctttggcttggttgtgttgtttatggtttaagatgaattttgctatcatgttttagtgtcgttgaattgagggcgagagtcgatatttaacgataatctatgcttaaaacttaagacatctccatgagaataggtagatgctttgattggaaaaattgaatgtgtgcttcatgtcttaaattatgctaAGCTCCATGAGAaaaggtagttgagtatgtttaggaagcttttgttgctcgagagagaacattagtacttatgatacgttcttccccataacaaaatatccatgaccttaggttaatgtttagtaaacactactttggtgagaaagcctagcctatgcctcttagtttattgatcattttatccttgcttttagttcattgtatccttatttacttttatgatttattttcattaagtacttttaattgtttgttttatttatttctatctccaaacatcatattatacgttttcgaacacactaatcgatcgagaaactattaacttaacccccactccttgtggattcaacccgtacttgccgacgtactacgctacgccgtgcacttgcggtattactattgaaggacataAATTCTCGATCAATGCCATTTAAGAAAATGTTGAGAAACTTGTCAATTAAACATATGCTTTGACGTCTTTGTCGACAACAATAGTTGATATTTCTTTCGTCGAGTAAGAATTTTTCTTTGGGGAAGTTACATGAACCTTCCACAAGGATACGTCTAATTTTAACCAAATTGCACAATTTGATAAAGTTCTGCCCCATAAAATTTGTTCAAGAAAACAATTCATATGTGattacacatttaaaaattaaaaagaagttGACAAACACATAAGCTAGATGAATCAATCCTTTCATTACCAATTAATTTTACGATGAAATCTGTTCAAATTTGTGTGCAATCAACCCTCTTATTGTAGAAGCCCAAAAACTAATTTATCGTTGCTTTAGTATTTTTTACTATCTGAATGAAGAACATTTCATCCCTGTATTGCCATCCTTTATTTTTGTGTATTTGCTCTAATTGAAACACAACATAAAGACCAATTTGAAAAGAAGTATCAATAATCTGCTGATATTGAAACTAATAGAGAATCACGAGTTAATATAATGATTGAGGACTTTTCATTTCATCATTGTGATTGAGAtttaattcttaccactttCCACCTACATGAAAAGTAATTTCTATTTCTCTTTGCCTGTAAGAATTCTCGAGTCAACCCGAATAAAAAAAAGATCTTGGCACTAATAGGTTTCACAAAGCCTTGGACGAgatggtctcattatgagaccatCAATTTGGGTCGAcccaattcgcgcgtgtaacaacattttaattttttgggcatttattaattttgaccttaaaggtatcaattttgaaaattgatacttttaagATCAAAACtgaaaaatgcaaaaaaatgaaaaaaaaaatgcccAAGTTGTTACACGAGcaaattgggccggcccaaattgatggtctcattatgaggccgTCTAGTCCAATACCAGCTGAATAAGTTTTTGAAGCGTTTAGCAATAAGGGTTAAGTAGCCTAGCTAGATTATTCCACGGCCTATCTAAGCCCattcacaaaaacttggacgagacggtCTTATTATGAGACCATCAATTTGGGCTGACCAATTCGCGTGTGTAAAACATTTTAATTTACTGGGCGTTTATCAACTTTttccttaaaggtatcaattttaaaaattgatacctttaaagtcaaaattaatacctttaagatcaaaatttaaaaatgcctagaaaatgaaaaaaatacccaTGTTACTAGTATAATCAAGTATCAACATCGTGTAGttaattaacaatatatatCCTCAAATAAGACGATTTTAATTGGGCTTGCTGATTAACGCAATTTTGATTCCTTTTATGTGTGATATTTGTTATGTTTCTATGCGGTTTTTGTTACATTTCATTCCTTTTTCTTGGGTTAACGCTCCTTTCGAGGGAAGCATGCGTTTGTTCGTATTTTTGTAGGTTTTCCACTTTTTCCGAGCAAGGCGAGTTAAAGGTAATCCCTCGGAGGTTTTGAGGAAGAATGGATCAAAGTTGAGGAAAAAATGAGGCCAAGAGGTGTAGAAAAGTCCAACCCAGCAAAGCAAGAAACATCATTTGTGGAAAGTCAACTTAAATGTCGATGGAGGTCAACTCGCTCAAATTTTGATGGATATCTTGAAGGAAGGAAAAAGTTTGATTCGTTAGCTTCAAATCGACTGGTCACACTTCGAATTCGGAGTTATAACGAAGGAGATAGAGCGTTACCAAAATGGCGTGCCAAATCTACACACAAGCCAAACAGCAGCAACAACAAAAAACGCAGCAAAATGTAATTAAAAGGAGTAAATAATGCATTTCCGCCTGGGTTGTAAATAAAGCTAGTTTTCATGTCCAATTCAAACAATTGACAACCTTTAAAACAGAAGCAAGCAGCGAACAGCAGGAAGAGGCAGCAGCATCATTTGTTctttctttcctcttttctcACTTTACTcatataaaccctaactctcttttctttattttggttAGATTTTGTTACTTTATCTTTTGTTGAtggatttttaatgttttaagccATTTTTGTGGAGCATTAGTGAtggatttttatgggtttttgccATTTGATCTTTCAATCTCTCTTATACTTTGTGAGGAACTTCTAATcctttttacttttattatttttaagtttgaTAGTAAATTTTAGTTGGTTTATGCTTTGTATAAATTGCTCTTAATCATTTGCTTTGTCTTTGTTCATATTTTGTCATTGGTGTTTGATTGAGAGTTTAGTCTTTTTGTTATTAATGGttttgatgttgatgatgattattAATGGTATGATTATGATTAGTGAGTAGTTGGTTAGGGTTAGGGGTTGACTCATTTTATGCTAATGGATTGATTATGGTGGATAATGGGTCAATGTTGGTTTGATTGTGAACCCAAGAAGTGGGTCACTCCGCTTATTGTGTCGACGTCACCCAGATCGCCTTTCAAGGACCAACGATAGTTGGGTTTGTGGGAGTTTCGACCTCCTCTCAATGGGTAGAGTCGAGGGCAAGGGATCAACGAGAGTTGACCCTTGCACTCAACCCATGGAACGAGAGTTTTACCCTTCGCCTATGAGAGTAGGGAAGAATTGACGGGTTGTTTGATTTTTGTTGCCTATGGGTCTTGTTCTCACTCACGAGAGTGATGGGAACATGATTCTTGGAAGCGATCCCAAGCCGATCTAGAATTGGATCACTCTTCATATTTGAATCCACACCTTTGCGATCAGGCCAAAGTAAACTCTGAACTCACCGTATAAGGTCCGTTGCACACGAATTAACCCCTACCCcgatgtttttttatttattgctttcattGTGGTGACCATAACTTAGACCATCATCTATCCCTAATTACATGTTCCCCCAACACCTAAAGAGGCCCTAAGTCTCTCAACTCGTCTCCCTGTGGATCAACCCCCTACTTGCCATTACACTTGTGTAGTGTTAAATAGggtaattataaattttgtttgattagagGCTTTAGCGACGACACATAAAAAGTCCTTTGTCACTTGTCTAAtattcacttataattttaaaataatcacttaaaatcttaaattagtCAATGCAGTTTCAAAGTTATAAcattttatagtcttaaagggaccattataatcttaaagtgattacttacaatcttaaagtgatcaactataatcttaaagtgatcacttactattttaaaatgatcacttttatagtcttaaagtaatTACCTATAACTTAGAATTAACAggtgatattaaaaaaaattaatcacttacaatatttaaatgactaattagaaaaatatattgattGCATGAAAAATATGTTTGTGATGATATTATCTTACACAACACTTTATTGAAATAACTTATGAACACAAATTCTCTATTAACAGATAATCTTCTATCAACATTCTTACAAATTATTACAAtacaaaccttattttatatattatgaatAAAAAGACAAGCCCCATTTCTCTTCACAATATGTTGATTAATTACTACCCTTAAGTTGATTATTTAGGACTATCAAATaaaatacacaaatttttatatcaTTGACGATTTTTTACAATAATAGTTTAATAAAATACCCATTGGGATTAGCCTACTAGTGGCAATGATTCAGCTAATAAAAGAgagaattaatattaatattaatattaataatgaataaaaaaaaggcTTAAAATGTCTTACTACCTTGTTCGGGCTAACAAGCCATGGTCTCTTGGCCCGACGCGAAACCGTTCCATCATTTCCTGCCAGCAATTTATACTTGTCTTTTCTTGTAAAGTTGGTACATCTGAATCCTAAAGTAGCAGCTAATAAAAGTTGGACGTAATTTGCCACGTCATGGGGACTTTTACCGGCTGAACAAGTTGCCTCATCCGGTAACTGATTCAAAAAGGTCACCTCATAAACCGGTCTAGGGTTCATGAACAAGAAAAATGAGTCCAAACCCTTCCACCCACGGGCAGTGGTTGCATGAAAGAATCCAACACTATAATTTAGAGCTACGGGAATAATTTTATCAGTTAACTCGGCAAATAACGGACTAAACCTTAATAGAAAAGGTTCCCTACAAGTTGTTCCTTCGGGACATACCACTACATCCCCTTTTTTTAactcctttttaattttttcggCATCAATATGACGAATACGTGTTATGCGGATTATCGGAATGGGTGAAAGTATTTCAGATACCTTAGAAATAGAATATGAAACGGACGAGATTCTACGGCCTAGTACGTAGGAAAGAACGACTGGGTCCATTAGGGTTCGGTGATTGCATACGAAGAGGACTCCACCGCTAGAGCCATTAGGATCAGACGGTGGGGACGGTGGCTTGCCCTTAACTCGTACGATCCCACCATAAGCGGTGGTCACATAAGGGATCATCGTCCATATTGGTAAGACTAGACCCATTAACATTCGTATTATGGCTAGGACTATACCTATAGGGATCCATAAGAGGATTGTTAACGCGGTGAAGGGCGTTGGCCGCTTCACTAACCGACCATCGTGGAAGATCACCGGCAATGGACGGTCTAGGTTACGGTGATTGTTGGGAAGCAAGGTAAATGGTGCATGGCCTTGTTCCTGCAATGAGGTTCACATTCATTCGTTAGTTCAATGATAccattatttcttttattattctttttgtaatTTAGTCGTGATAAATtgtacaaataataaaaaataatataattatcacTGTTATCAAATGAGGTATTATAATGatatatttcaattaaaaacaagTGAGATACATGTAGCTAAAGATGCGaaataaaaagcataaaaatcacaataagaaaaaaattacttgGAAACATACATAACTTACCTTGCAAAGTGACATGAATTTTCTATAATCATCACTATTGCACCTTCCTAACCCTAAAGAAGGTGTCTCATTACCAAACAATCTTACAACtcgatccgaaactgacccaaCATCCATAATAAAACCTGTTGCGAATCCGAACCGATTGACAATCAACTCATTTCCAATAACATCATTAGCCTTTAAATGCTCTTTAGCAAACCTCTCCACCATAACCCTAGGAGTTTTAGTCACCACAACTTTCTTaccatattgattaaacaaccTCCAAGCTTCTATATCAACATCATCCATATAAAACTTAGGCAAAACGGATCGACCAACGAATTCAATTTCGGATATCCGAATCCCTACAACCGAAATAAAAATGGTTAGTTTAAACCCAAGATCATGCATGCCAATCAAGTCAAGAAACCGAATAACGGGCCACAATAGGAGAAGTATCGTGAATCGGGTAAGACCCGAAGCCTCGAATGCTATAAGCATGAAATACGAAAACGGGTCCGGGTTTTTCACAAGTATTCCTTCAAATTCTGCTACTACTGAGTTCATTGATTATCTATTAAGTTGGgaaattttgttatttaaaagGAAAGCATTTTCTCaaattgattttgttgttattttataGAGTTTGGCAGCAATGAATGAATAGGACCCACTTacaaatatgttattttatacacaaattcttgtgagagacgtctctatgagagaccatctttaattAGGTTGGtcaactatatattttttttgaaatattgtaggtaggtattaaaaataatgtaagtagacatttaatatattgtaagtaggtattaaaaataacgtaagtagacattaagtttTAATCGGCTGGACCTGAAAGACGGTTTCTCAAGAGACTAACtatattttatatgtttatGACCATGTTCATCAGCTCAATATTCCACGCAAAGTCacaaattagtttttatatcttatttattatatgttaatatttaggTCGGACTACCACTAAGGCACTAAGGGGTAATCAAGGGAGTAGGCACATTGGAGGCCAAAGGAGATTTAGTCCCTTGATTTAAACACACcacatattatatttttaatttatttcatttacTAATTTTCGTAGTAAGTGATGCAATGTATAGGTCGATTAAATATCGCAAAATTAATCAAGTAAAGTTAATGATCTAAGTGGTAAAACCTAGAAATGAAACTTATGTATGTGGTTTGaatctttataaaaatttcaaattaaaattttttataagtaaTTCTTGTTCTCTATTATAGATTTTTGCAATTTAAAaaccacaaaattaaaattttaacttgtttttatataataattttgctATTGTATCgattatttaacttaaattttttaataatgtaTCAACAATTTATGTAGTCGCTTAGTTTAAACTTTGTCTTTGCCCCTAATGTGAATATATGAAGCTCTTTAATTTAGAAGGTCTTGAGCATTCAATCACTTTGTACATCCAATCCTCTTTCATCATCATCGTACTAAGTGAATCTCACTCATAAGAACTATAATTAAGATTTAGGGAGGAATGAAAAAAGGCAAAGGTGGATGCAACCAAATAGTCTCCTTGCTCGAAAAATATCTTCAAATAAAGAAAATCCTACAGCGAGAAAGACTGGGTTAAACTGAACCCGCAAACCTGCATCTTACAATATAAGTTGGGTCATTATTTGACTTTAGCTTCCAATTATTAtatgagaaaataattttttaattacaaatGTTAAGCAAGACatacattttcaaaataaggaaatttaaaattaattggaaacCGACATTTAGGccataaattgaaaaagatggtaataaaatacaaatagtTTGGCTAGTGTTGGTACGAGGATTTTCCATAGAACCCTTCCAATTAAATGTCTTTCTTAAAATGTCATACAAAAATTAGGTTATAATTATAAGCCCCATTTTTCTACCTTTAGGGGTATTACTTTTAAGATGGTACAAGAAACTTGTAAAGTTCGCATAGTCCTTTGCTAAAAATTTTTATCTATCATGATTatccatcttttattttcaaaattaaaattcaattaattctTAGTGCATATGTTTTGTGGATATGTTTTATAAAAACACAAGTCTATTCgataataacaatattttatTACCTCAACATTATTAAATGGTTTCTAGTGAGATTTTGAGGGATCGGGTGTACAAATGTAGGGAGCCTAcctttattaatgataaaactaacaaagagatttttccaattaacttcacataaattaaaaatatatataatttaatgagtcattttattaTAGTTTATGATATATCTCATAAGAATTATAGTTTGGAAAATGTATTATTTGTTAAAATCTTATCATATAATGGGGAAATAAAgtggaattttttaaaaaatattgctaaataagaaaatattttccattttatgacatcatcatcatcctacccagtatatcccgctcttaGAAAGCTAAggccagggtctggggagggaaggacggcggcaactcatacccataaaggagagcgcggccaaaggagtcccccgactcgagaaagataaagagacgcgaAAAACACAAGCAAGACAACTTAAAGACCTATAGACAGAAGGACCAAAATGTATTCACTTTGAAtctataagtgattattttagattataagtgatcactctaTTACCATAAGTGTATATTGGGTCAGCCTATAGTATTGATCTCACTATAACACCGTCCCATTTAAATCACATATGGTTGTATAAGACGGTCTCACATCGAGACGCACCTTTTAGATAAGTTAATAGctcattttatataattaataataatataaactctTAAATTGAGGTCATCTTATCGAAAGACAGTCTCTCGTAAGATTAgctatttgagaatttgtgtacAGCGAGTTGTAAACAAACTTGAGCGGCCCCATGGCTACTGCAAACAAAGTAATGGATTCGAGGTTGTCGTAAACATATGGACTAGAGGCCCAACccttttaataatgattaaGCTCAATGCAACATGGGCCTCAATCAAACAGATcccaaaatgaaaatttgaaatccttaagccaaaaaaaaaaaaaaacaaaattaataaaataaactaagtttcaaaaaattccaaaagtaaacgtgaaaatcccaaacctGTGGTTTCGAGCTGTTCGccgttagtaactgtgaacagcaaaataagacaaaatagttgttcgcaattattaactgcgaacagctaaaTTGTCTTATTTGGTTAAAAGCATGCTAATTACATTTGCAATCTTCAGTTGTGGGTGTGGGAGAatattcttatcggccaaccttacagaaccgTTGATCATGGTGAGGTTGCTCCTCCACAACAACCCCTACCAGATGTTGCATATGGTtcaaggtggaattttgcacgccGGACGCGCAAGCACACTGGAACCGATCTcggattctaccgagatcagttagacctgctgcgacccaaccaggtaaatatTTTAGTCCTCATTAACATTACTGCAATTTAATTTACacatcatttacattttcataatatatattttagtttttatggGACCCATACCATACAAAAGCGTACGCAGCTGTTCCCGAGCACTCGGCGATTCAATCAGGTGCATGGAGGGGTtttgtgccactcatatgcttcgacattgtcaaagtacatctaccagagtgcgtactgcgccaatatgggttggtacagggcattccacctaCTTGCGACACTGAACCCGAGTTGCACCTGATTTCGCGCAAGAATCAGGGTACGGTGgactggatggagatcaacaggcgccacatcgctcgttgggatccTAGACTTGAGgtgctggcccaaggtgcgccgatcgttcatggcgcacctactacaccagactacatgccgtggttcctctccatcattCGTCGATAGATGAAACCACATGGCATCATCACAACATCACATTATGCACCTGCTGCGCCTATGATGACTCAATTtataagtcttcatttgcatttaaatggTTAATTTgccgattacataatataatattacattaactaaatattaattgcaggcacaaggtgcgacATCAGTGatgaggtatatatatatatatatatatatatatatatatatgtatatatatatatatatgtata belongs to Amaranthus tricolor cultivar Red isolate AtriRed21 chromosome 17, ASM2621246v1, whole genome shotgun sequence and includes:
- the LOC130803823 gene encoding glycerol-3-phosphate acyltransferase 5-like, coding for MNSVVAEFEGILVKNPDPFSYFMLIAFEASGLTRFTILLLLWPVIRFLDLIGMHDLGFKLTIFISVVGIRISEIEFVGRSVLPKFYMDDVDIEAWRLFNQYGKKVVVTKTPRVMVERFAKEHLKANDVIGNELIVNRFGFATGFIMDVGSVSDRVVRLFGNETPSLGLGRCNSDDYRKFMSLCKEQGHAPFTLLPNNHRNLDRPLPVIFHDGRLVKRPTPFTALTILLWIPIGIVLAIIRMLMGLVLPIWTMIPYVTTAYGGIVRVKGKPPSPPSDPNGSSGGVLFVCNHRTLMDPVVLSYVLGRRISSVSYSISKVSEILSPIPIIRITRIRHIDAEKIKKELKKGDVVVCPEGTTCREPFLLRFSPLFAELTDKIIPVALNYSVGFFHATTARGWKGLDSFFLFMNPRPVYEVTFLNQLPDEATCSAGKSPHDVANYVQLLLAATLGFRCTNFTRKDKYKLLAGNDGTVSRRAKRPWLVSPNKSLLWPDRKGVDSNMKSDPILDRLGIASKNHVPITLVFYFISTLVLVNVVLLQVVFDLQYSFSREYEYELSVTFRHSDPIFERDIGLMMMVNVYE